One genomic window of Microbacterium testaceum StLB037 includes the following:
- the glp gene encoding gephyrin-like molybdotransferase Glp, giving the protein MNPLLTVEEHRDRVLAAVALLPAESVALADASGRTLAEPVLAAHDLPGFDNSSMDGFAVRFADVEGADAEHPVTLRVIADLPAGTADDPALAPGEAARIMTGAAVPADADAIVPFEDTAGGLADSLDTVDVLRSPAGTGAFIRHRGGDTRAGDVVLSPGERLGPFALAAAAASGVDTVTVTRRPRVAVVSTGSELVAPGTAPSRGQTPDSNATLLAALVDGADADLELVDRVGDDPAGIDAVLSRATRADVVVFTGGVSAGAYEPVRLALSDRIAFEKVAMQPGKPQAFGVLPDGRLVFGLPGNPVSVAVSFEVFVRPALLALQGRAVIDRRIARLTASEAWTTPPGRRQYLPATIDLVAGTVRAATAGGSGSHLAASLARAEAFAIVPAEVSTVSVGDPLDVMLIP; this is encoded by the coding sequence ATGAACCCGCTGCTCACCGTCGAAGAGCACCGCGACCGCGTGCTCGCCGCCGTCGCGCTGCTCCCGGCCGAGTCCGTCGCCCTCGCCGACGCCTCCGGCCGCACCCTCGCCGAGCCCGTCCTCGCCGCACACGACCTCCCCGGGTTCGACAACTCCTCCATGGACGGCTTCGCGGTGCGCTTCGCCGACGTCGAGGGGGCGGATGCCGAGCACCCGGTGACCCTGCGGGTGATCGCCGATCTGCCGGCCGGTACCGCCGACGACCCGGCGCTCGCGCCCGGCGAGGCCGCGCGGATCATGACGGGAGCCGCCGTTCCCGCCGACGCCGACGCGATCGTCCCCTTCGAGGACACCGCCGGAGGCCTCGCCGACTCGCTCGACACCGTCGACGTGCTTCGTTCCCCCGCGGGCACGGGTGCCTTCATCCGCCATCGCGGCGGCGACACCCGCGCGGGCGACGTCGTCCTCTCGCCGGGCGAGCGCCTCGGCCCGTTCGCCCTCGCCGCCGCAGCCGCTTCGGGAGTCGACACCGTCACCGTGACGCGCCGCCCGCGGGTGGCCGTCGTGTCCACCGGCAGCGAGCTCGTCGCCCCGGGCACCGCTCCGTCTCGCGGACAGACCCCCGACTCGAACGCCACCCTGCTCGCCGCGCTCGTGGACGGAGCCGACGCCGACCTCGAGCTCGTCGACCGCGTCGGCGACGACCCCGCGGGAATCGACGCCGTGCTCTCGCGGGCCACCCGCGCCGACGTCGTCGTCTTCACCGGCGGCGTCAGCGCCGGAGCCTACGAGCCGGTGCGCCTCGCCCTGTCGGACCGCATCGCCTTCGAGAAGGTCGCGATGCAACCCGGCAAACCGCAGGCATTCGGCGTCCTCCCCGACGGCCGGCTCGTCTTCGGCCTCCCCGGCAACCCGGTGAGCGTCGCCGTGTCCTTCGAGGTGTTCGTGCGGCCCGCGCTGCTCGCCCTGCAGGGGCGCGCGGTGATCGATCGACGGATCGCCCGACTCACGGCATCCGAGGCCTGGACGACCCCGCCCGGGCGCCGGCAATACCTCCCCGCCACGATCGACCTCGTCGCGGGCACCGTCCGCGCCGCCACCGCGGGAGGCTCGGGCTCGCACCTCGCCGCGTCCCTCGCGCGCGCCGAGGCCTTCGCGATCGTTCCCGCCGAGGTGTCCACCGTGTCCGTGGGCGACCCGCTCGATGTCATGCTGATTCCATGA
- a CDS encoding HesA/MoeB/ThiF family protein produces the protein MKPIVEPVASLAPEELIRTARHAVLAGIGEEGQRRLAAARIAVVGAGGLGSPVLLALAAAGIGELTIIDDDVVERTNLQRQLLHRVDDIGTAKTASAARAVRDLSPVTVVHERTVRLTSDNARELLADADLVIDGSDTFDTREAVAAAAEDLGIPLVWGAVQEWSAQVTVFWSNPPDDHAPVVLGDLFPPGSAGEPPTCAQVGVLGSLCVQVGGLLATEAIKLVTGAGEPLLGRLVVIDALRARQDVIPLAPAARA, from the coding sequence ATGAAGCCGATCGTCGAGCCGGTGGCATCCCTCGCCCCGGAGGAGCTCATCCGCACGGCCCGCCACGCGGTGCTCGCCGGCATCGGCGAGGAGGGGCAACGGCGGCTCGCCGCGGCGCGCATCGCCGTGGTCGGCGCCGGGGGCCTGGGCTCCCCCGTGCTGCTCGCCCTCGCGGCGGCCGGGATCGGCGAGCTGACCATCATCGACGACGACGTCGTCGAGCGCACGAACCTGCAACGACAGCTCCTGCACCGCGTCGACGACATCGGCACCGCCAAGACGGCATCCGCCGCCCGCGCCGTGCGTGATCTCTCCCCCGTCACCGTGGTTCATGAACGCACCGTACGGCTGACCTCCGACAATGCCCGCGAGCTGCTCGCCGACGCCGATCTCGTCATCGACGGCAGCGACACCTTCGACACCCGCGAGGCCGTCGCCGCCGCAGCCGAGGATCTGGGTATCCCCCTCGTCTGGGGCGCTGTGCAGGAGTGGTCGGCGCAGGTGACGGTCTTCTGGTCGAACCCGCCCGATGACCACGCGCCGGTCGTGCTGGGGGACCTCTTTCCGCCGGGTTCCGCCGGAGAACCGCCGACGTGCGCCCAGGTCGGCGTTCTCGGGTCCCTCTGCGTCCAGGTGGGCGGGCTGCTCGCGACCGAGGCGATCAAGCTCGTCACCGGCGCGGGTGAACCGCTGCTCGGTCGCCTCGTCGTGATCGACGCGCTGCGCGCCCGCCAGGACGTGATCCCTCTCGCTCCGGCGGCGCGCGCATGA
- the moaA gene encoding GTP 3',8-cyclase MoaA, which produces MDAEHARATQGPVAVPLGVTVTARSELGAIRTTGGPRPALARSATPTDGIHPAREPGAVRATGAPQSGGLLDRFGRVATDLRVSVIDKCNLRCTYCMPADGMPWLPQAQLMSADEIRRIVRVAVHSLGAEELRITGGEPLVRKDLEHIIAGIRADNPDLPISLTTNAVGLDRRAQALKDAGLNRVNVSLDTLHPETFAELTRRPHLDKVLAGLQAARAAGLGPIKINAVLLRGINDTEVVPLVDWAVSNGFEMRFIEDMPLDGDRSWSATNVIPARDIRTAIEEAFTLTADPRGRGAAPAERWEVRRPGEAAVVGHVGIISSVTEPFCAACSRTRVTADGRIRSCLFSHEETDLLTALRDGADDEGLAQIWRDAMWAKPRAHGSDRVGLARADFVQPERTMSAIGG; this is translated from the coding sequence ATGGATGCCGAGCACGCGCGCGCGACGCAGGGTCCGGTCGCCGTTCCCCTCGGCGTCACCGTGACCGCGCGCAGCGAGCTGGGCGCGATCCGGACCACGGGCGGCCCCCGCCCCGCCCTCGCACGGAGCGCGACTCCTACCGACGGAATCCACCCCGCCCGCGAGCCCGGCGCCGTCCGCGCGACCGGCGCCCCGCAGAGCGGCGGGCTCCTCGACCGCTTCGGCCGCGTAGCGACCGACCTGCGCGTCTCGGTCATCGACAAGTGCAACCTGCGCTGCACGTACTGCATGCCGGCCGACGGGATGCCGTGGCTCCCGCAGGCGCAACTGATGAGCGCCGACGAGATCCGGCGTATCGTGCGCGTCGCCGTGCACTCCCTCGGTGCGGAGGAGCTGCGCATCACCGGCGGCGAGCCCCTCGTCCGCAAGGACCTCGAGCACATCATCGCCGGCATCCGCGCCGACAATCCCGACCTTCCGATCTCCCTCACGACGAACGCGGTCGGCCTCGACCGCCGCGCGCAGGCCCTGAAGGACGCCGGCCTCAACCGCGTGAACGTCTCGCTCGACACCCTCCACCCCGAGACCTTCGCCGAGCTCACCCGTCGCCCGCACCTCGACAAGGTGCTGGCCGGGCTCCAGGCCGCGCGCGCGGCGGGTCTCGGCCCCATCAAGATCAACGCGGTGCTGCTCCGCGGCATCAACGACACCGAGGTCGTACCCCTGGTCGACTGGGCCGTGTCGAACGGCTTCGAGATGCGCTTCATCGAGGACATGCCCCTCGACGGCGACCGCTCGTGGAGCGCGACGAACGTCATCCCGGCGCGTGACATCCGCACCGCGATCGAGGAAGCGTTCACTCTGACCGCCGACCCGCGCGGCCGTGGCGCCGCCCCCGCCGAGCGGTGGGAGGTCCGCCGACCCGGCGAGGCCGCCGTCGTCGGACACGTCGGCATCATCTCCTCGGTCACCGAGCCGTTCTGCGCCGCCTGCTCGCGCACGCGCGTCACCGCCGACGGACGAATCCGCTCGTGCCTCTTCTCGCACGAGGAGACGGATCTCCTCACGGCCCTCCGCGACGGAGCCGACGACGAGGGACTCGCCCAGATCTGGCGGGATGCCATGTGGGCCAAGCCCCGCGCCCACGGCTCCGACCGCGTCGGACTCGCGCGTGCCGACTTCGTCCAGCCCGAGCGCACGATGAGCGCGATCGGCGGATGA
- a CDS encoding TOBE domain-containing protein → MPNTFRISAAARLLGVSDDTVRRWIDQGVLPTTGASPVEIPGAALAERAVALADEPDDPTGVASSARNRFVGIVTRVQIDGVMAQVDLQCGPHRVVSLMSAEAAEELALEPGALAVASMKATVVTVEAPRG, encoded by the coding sequence ATGCCGAACACCTTTCGCATCTCGGCCGCCGCCCGGCTGCTCGGCGTGAGCGACGACACGGTCCGACGCTGGATCGATCAGGGCGTGCTGCCGACGACCGGGGCATCTCCTGTCGAGATCCCGGGTGCGGCCCTCGCTGAGCGGGCCGTGGCCCTCGCGGACGAGCCCGACGACCCCACGGGCGTCGCCTCCAGTGCGCGCAACCGCTTCGTCGGCATCGTCACGCGGGTGCAGATCGATGGGGTCATGGCTCAGGTCGATCTGCAATGCGGGCCGCACCGCGTGGTGTCGCTCATGTCGGCGGAGGCCGCCGAAGAGCTCGCACTCGAGCCGGGCGCTCTCGCCGTGGCGTCGATGAAGGCGACGGTCGTGACGGTGGAGGCTCCGCGCGGCTGA
- the modA gene encoding molybdate ABC transporter substrate-binding protein, giving the protein MRRPLRLAGVFAVAALLAACASPSPQPAASADQLGGTLEVYAAASLQRSFDEIATAFEAAHPGVTVAPVYDGSSTLATQIGEGAPADVFASADEKNMSKVAAQAPDPRIFAANTLVIAVPAGNPGGVKTLADLSRVTTVLCAPEVPCGAASQTLLSNAGVTVSPASSEQNVTAVLTKVAAGEADAGLVYATDVVGRDDVEKIVPDGADAVVNRYPIAALSGAPNPDAAAAFVAFVLSEDGQRILADAGFRAP; this is encoded by the coding sequence ATGCGCCGTCCCCTCCGTCTCGCCGGTGTCTTCGCCGTCGCCGCCCTGCTCGCCGCCTGCGCCAGCCCGTCCCCTCAGCCTGCGGCATCCGCGGATCAGCTGGGCGGGACGCTCGAGGTCTACGCCGCCGCGTCCCTGCAGCGCTCCTTCGACGAGATCGCGACGGCATTCGAGGCCGCGCACCCGGGCGTCACGGTGGCCCCGGTCTACGACGGGTCGAGCACGCTCGCGACCCAGATCGGCGAGGGTGCTCCGGCCGACGTGTTCGCCTCGGCCGACGAGAAGAACATGTCGAAAGTGGCCGCGCAGGCCCCCGATCCGCGCATCTTCGCGGCCAACACGCTCGTGATCGCGGTGCCCGCCGGCAATCCCGGGGGTGTCAAGACGCTCGCAGACCTCTCCCGCGTGACGACGGTGCTGTGCGCCCCCGAGGTCCCGTGCGGAGCGGCATCCCAGACGCTGCTGTCGAACGCCGGGGTGACGGTGAGCCCCGCGAGTTCGGAGCAGAACGTCACCGCGGTGCTGACGAAGGTGGCGGCCGGAGAGGCCGACGCGGGGCTCGTCTACGCGACCGACGTCGTGGGCCGCGACGACGTCGAGAAGATCGTGCCCGACGGAGCCGACGCCGTGGTCAACCGCTACCCGATCGCGGCCCTCTCGGGCGCACCGAACCCCGACGCGGCGGCGGCGTTCGTCGCCTTCGTGCTGTCGGAGGACGGCCAGCGCATCCTCGCCGACGCGGGCTTCCGGGCGCCGTGA
- the modB gene encoding molybdate ABC transporter permease subunit, translating to MRAAGYVPRWLILPAAVGLLFLLVPLTALIARVEWATLISEVTSDAALSALGLSLSTGAAATVLCALVGIPLALVIARSPARVAALLRALVTVPLVLPPMVGGVALLYLFGRNGWFGALGLPFTTPAVVLAQVFVALPFLVLAVEGALRSTGVEFERAAASLGASRATILRRVTLPLAAPGIVAGVVLCFARAIGEFGATALFAGNRPGVTQTMPLAIYTAFNGAGVSQGTAVALSLLLLVTAVAVLLLVRGWRPGVGR from the coding sequence GTGAGGGCGGCGGGGTACGTCCCCCGCTGGCTGATCCTGCCGGCGGCGGTCGGGCTGCTCTTCCTCCTCGTGCCGTTGACGGCCCTCATCGCCCGCGTCGAGTGGGCGACGCTGATCTCGGAGGTGACTTCGGATGCCGCGCTCTCGGCGCTCGGCCTGTCGCTGTCCACGGGGGCCGCCGCCACCGTGCTGTGCGCGCTCGTCGGCATCCCGCTCGCCCTCGTGATCGCCCGGAGTCCCGCGCGGGTCGCCGCGCTGCTGCGGGCGCTGGTGACCGTGCCCCTCGTTCTGCCGCCGATGGTCGGGGGCGTCGCGCTGCTCTACCTGTTCGGTCGCAACGGATGGTTCGGCGCTCTCGGGCTGCCGTTCACGACGCCGGCCGTCGTGCTCGCGCAGGTGTTCGTCGCGCTGCCGTTCCTCGTGCTCGCGGTCGAGGGGGCCCTCCGCAGCACCGGTGTGGAGTTCGAGCGCGCCGCGGCCTCCCTCGGCGCCTCGCGCGCGACCATCCTCCGACGGGTGACGTTGCCGCTCGCCGCCCCCGGCATCGTCGCGGGGGTCGTGCTCTGCTTCGCCCGCGCGATCGGGGAGTTCGGGGCGACCGCCCTCTTCGCCGGCAACCGGCCCGGCGTGACGCAGACCATGCCGCTCGCGATATACACGGCGTTCAACGGCGCCGGGGTCTCGCAGGGGACGGCGGTGGCGCTCTCCCTGCTGCTGCTCGTCACGGCGGTCGCGGTGCTGCTGCTCGTGCGCGGATGGCGTCCGGGGGTGGGTCGGTGA
- a CDS encoding ATP-binding cassette domain-containing protein: MSEPSTAPDAPAIPDAAALRARIIVRRRDFAVDIALEAAAGETVAVMGRSGAGKSTLLGALAGLTPLDGGEIVLDGRLLDRAPRVRTAPMKRGIVLLGQDARLFPHLTARENVAFGPRAAGVPASLARSSADEWLARVGLRGAGDRRPAQLSGGEQQRVAVARALAAEPRVVLLDEPLVALDAVTASEIRAMLRERLAGVTTIAVTHDAVDAAALADRLVIVERGRVTQAGPVREVLAAPTTAVAAAIAGLERLEGVARRGGWESAGMRLESTDVASLALAATDGVPLAAVFRAADVRLGEGCPATVRGLEPTPTGVRIVTDRGAAEVSPSEATAIRVGDVVLVRVAPDRVRFVAAS; the protein is encoded by the coding sequence GTGAGCGAGCCGTCCACCGCCCCGGACGCCCCCGCGATCCCGGATGCCGCCGCCCTCCGCGCCCGCATCATCGTGCGTCGGCGCGACTTCGCCGTCGACATCGCGCTCGAGGCCGCGGCCGGCGAAACCGTCGCCGTGATGGGCCGCAGCGGAGCCGGCAAGTCGACGCTCCTCGGCGCGCTCGCCGGACTCACCCCGCTCGACGGGGGAGAGATCGTGCTCGACGGACGCCTCCTCGACCGGGCTCCGCGCGTGCGCACCGCCCCGATGAAGCGCGGGATCGTCCTGCTCGGACAGGACGCGCGCCTGTTCCCGCACCTCACCGCGCGCGAGAACGTCGCGTTCGGTCCGCGTGCGGCCGGGGTCCCGGCATCCCTCGCTCGTTCGTCCGCGGATGAGTGGCTGGCCCGAGTCGGTCTTCGCGGGGCCGGAGATCGCCGGCCCGCGCAGCTTTCCGGCGGCGAGCAGCAGCGGGTCGCCGTGGCCCGCGCGCTCGCCGCGGAGCCGCGGGTGGTGCTGCTGGACGAGCCTCTCGTCGCGCTCGACGCGGTGACGGCGTCGGAGATCCGCGCGATGCTGCGCGAGCGTCTCGCCGGCGTCACGACGATCGCGGTCACGCATGACGCGGTCGACGCCGCCGCCCTCGCGGACCGACTCGTCATCGTGGAGCGCGGCCGCGTGACGCAGGCGGGGCCGGTGCGCGAGGTGCTCGCGGCGCCGACGACCGCCGTCGCCGCCGCCATCGCCGGTCTCGAACGCCTCGAGGGCGTCGCTCGCCGCGGCGGTTGGGAGAGCGCGGGGATGCGCCTGGAGTCGACGGATGTCGCCTCCCTCGCGCTCGCCGCCACGGACGGGGTTCCGCTGGCCGCCGTGTTCCGCGCCGCCGACGTGCGCCTGGGAGAGGGATGCCCGGCGACCGTGCGGGGTCTCGAACCGACGCCGACCGGCGTCCGGATCGTGACGGACCGGGGCGCCGCGGAAGTGTCTCCGAGCGAGGCGACGGCGATCCGCGTGGGGGACGTGGTGCTCGTGCGCGTCGCCCCGGATCGGGTGCGGTTCGTCGCGGCATCCTGA
- a CDS encoding FUSC family protein, which produces MRDGWQARLGRGALALIAVAIVVAVILAILPEPAAVILGIALTASLSRSQLERDRRGRLEALLVLPVIGLAGVALGALLRASPGIGAVVYVVVLVSAVALRGRGPLWRRIGSLVATPFLAVLFLPAGAEADRGTFVAVVAPIGIAVLAWTVVTVVQVTARRLGLILEPTSPARPEASTPSRLRPSASARSALQLGVALTAAFVIDGTVFGGHWPWVVLSTVIVAYLPRGRADAIRTGVHRLVGAAMGSLVALLPAGILPTDGGLLVALALAAIGIGILFREVGYAAWAFGVTVALTLLERLTGQPSPLIGQRLIEIAVGVAIGLLAVALVYPVRTTDVVRSRLSGVLAAVSDRLTAAEPAEAHAVDARLRGALRELDRSVAALTDAGRVLALVRRPPPRAATWASDAHLLAARAVAAPTPGPGALRRAVGEARRALRSPDDLGPALRRAVESG; this is translated from the coding sequence GTGCGCGACGGATGGCAGGCCCGCCTCGGGCGAGGTGCCCTCGCCCTGATCGCCGTCGCGATCGTGGTGGCGGTGATCCTCGCGATCCTCCCCGAGCCGGCCGCGGTCATTCTGGGCATCGCCCTGACCGCCTCGCTCAGCCGCAGCCAGCTGGAGCGGGATCGGCGAGGCCGGCTCGAGGCTCTCCTCGTCCTGCCCGTGATCGGCCTCGCGGGGGTGGCCCTCGGCGCCCTCCTGCGCGCGAGTCCGGGGATCGGCGCGGTCGTCTACGTCGTGGTCCTCGTGTCCGCGGTCGCGTTGCGGGGGCGCGGTCCGCTCTGGCGTCGGATCGGTTCGCTCGTGGCGACTCCGTTCCTCGCGGTGCTGTTCCTGCCCGCGGGGGCGGAAGCGGACCGGGGAACCTTCGTCGCCGTCGTGGCGCCGATCGGGATCGCCGTGCTGGCGTGGACGGTGGTGACGGTGGTGCAGGTGACCGCGCGCCGTCTGGGACTCATCCTCGAGCCGACGAGCCCCGCACGTCCCGAGGCGTCGACGCCGAGCCGCCTGCGCCCCTCCGCCTCCGCGCGGTCCGCCCTCCAGCTCGGCGTCGCCCTCACGGCGGCCTTCGTGATCGACGGCACGGTCTTCGGCGGGCACTGGCCCTGGGTCGTGCTCAGCACGGTCATCGTCGCGTACCTCCCCCGGGGCCGGGCGGATGCCATCCGCACCGGCGTGCATCGCCTGGTCGGCGCCGCGATGGGGTCGCTGGTGGCCCTCCTCCCCGCGGGGATCCTGCCGACCGACGGTGGCCTCCTCGTGGCTCTGGCGCTCGCGGCGATCGGGATCGGCATCCTGTTCCGTGAGGTCGGTTACGCGGCGTGGGCCTTCGGCGTGACGGTCGCGTTGACGCTGCTCGAACGCCTCACGGGCCAGCCCAGCCCGCTCATCGGGCAGCGCCTGATCGAGATCGCCGTGGGCGTCGCGATCGGGCTGCTCGCGGTCGCCCTCGTGTATCCGGTGCGCACCACCGACGTCGTGCGATCGCGCCTGAGCGGAGTGCTCGCCGCCGTGTCGGACCGCCTCACCGCGGCGGAGCCGGCCGAAGCGCACGCCGTCGACGCGCGGCTGCGCGGTGCGCTGCGCGAACTCGATCGGTCGGTCGCCGCGCTGACCGACGCCGGGCGCGTGCTCGCCCTGGTGCGTCGCCCTCCGCCGCGCGCGGCGACGTGGGCGAGCGATGCGCACCTGCTCGCGGCGCGAGCCGTCGCCGCCCCGACGCCCGGCCCGGGTGCTCTGCGTCGGGCGGTCGGCGAGGCTCGCCGCGCGTTGCGGTCGCCCGACGACCTGGGTCCCGCGCTCCGACGAGCGGTCGAATCGGGCTGA
- the cydC gene encoding thiol reductant ABC exporter subunit CydC, with amino-acid sequence MNARVRGILRSAMPSRRRFAPAVLSGFGTALSAVALLAASAWLIARAAEQPLVMYLSAAVVGVRAFALSRGVFRYLERLTSHDAALHQLAGVRADLVRELVPLAPDGLGRAERGGLLSSVVDDVEELQNLPLRVVLPLSSAVLTSLAAVVFTAFISWPAALVLLGCLVVAFAVAVAVGWVAGARAERSVAPLRAAVADAVHDLLTNLDVLTAYGALDAARERIRSADAALRRALVRRGVAQGLTSGTVSVLAGAASLLALAVAAPGVTGGTLSGPGLAVVVLLPMAVFEVFGPVPLALASWRQVRAAAERIADAVPESIPDGLPREDPAPTGVGPSLGDGLVLRGVAAHWPARSDTDGDAGRLDDVDLRVGPGERVLVTGPSGAGKTTLAHVLVRFLDYAGSYTVGGVEARDLSGDDLRRTVGLIEQAPFLFDESVRQNLLFARDSATDGDLWAVLARVGLDGWVRERGGLDARVGDRGVLVSGGQAQRLALARALLRGFPVLVLDEPTAGVDPAASEALLHDLLGAVDRERAVVLVSHVEVPAGLVDREVRMEDGRIVASSRS; translated from the coding sequence GTGAACGCCCGGGTGCGCGGCATCCTGCGCTCCGCGATGCCCTCGCGTCGGCGGTTCGCCCCCGCGGTGCTCTCGGGCTTCGGCACGGCGCTCAGCGCCGTCGCGCTCCTCGCGGCGAGCGCGTGGCTCATCGCGCGGGCGGCGGAGCAGCCGCTGGTGATGTATCTGTCCGCGGCGGTCGTCGGCGTGCGGGCCTTCGCGCTGTCGCGCGGGGTCTTCCGCTATCTCGAGCGGCTGACCAGCCACGACGCCGCGCTGCACCAGCTCGCCGGAGTGCGTGCGGACCTCGTCCGAGAGCTCGTGCCCCTCGCCCCGGACGGGCTCGGACGCGCGGAGCGCGGCGGTCTGCTGTCGAGCGTGGTCGACGACGTCGAGGAGTTGCAGAACCTTCCCCTCCGCGTGGTCCTCCCCCTCTCGTCCGCCGTGCTGACCTCGCTCGCCGCCGTCGTGTTCACGGCGTTCATCTCGTGGCCCGCCGCCCTCGTGCTCCTCGGGTGCCTCGTCGTCGCGTTCGCAGTGGCCGTCGCGGTCGGGTGGGTCGCGGGCGCGCGCGCCGAACGCTCGGTCGCACCGCTGCGCGCCGCGGTCGCGGACGCGGTGCACGACCTTCTGACGAACCTCGATGTGCTGACCGCCTACGGGGCTCTGGATGCCGCGCGCGAGCGCATCCGTTCGGCCGACGCCGCTCTGCGCCGGGCGTTGGTGCGCCGCGGTGTCGCCCAGGGCCTCACCTCCGGCACGGTCTCGGTGCTCGCCGGCGCCGCCTCACTCCTCGCCCTGGCGGTCGCGGCCCCGGGAGTCACCGGCGGAACCCTCTCGGGCCCGGGGCTGGCGGTCGTCGTGCTGCTGCCGATGGCGGTGTTCGAGGTGTTCGGGCCGGTTCCTCTCGCCCTGGCATCCTGGCGCCAGGTGCGCGCCGCCGCCGAGCGGATCGCCGACGCGGTGCCCGAGAGCATCCCCGACGGCCTGCCGCGGGAGGACCCCGCGCCCACCGGTGTCGGCCCCTCGCTCGGCGACGGTCTGGTGCTGCGCGGCGTGGCCGCGCACTGGCCCGCCCGCAGCGACACCGACGGCGACGCCGGACGCCTCGACGACGTCGATCTACGCGTCGGCCCGGGCGAGCGGGTGCTCGTCACCGGACCGAGCGGCGCGGGCAAGACGACGCTCGCGCACGTGCTCGTGCGCTTCCTCGACTACGCGGGGTCGTACACGGTCGGCGGCGTCGAAGCGCGGGACCTCTCCGGCGACGACCTCCGCCGGACGGTCGGGCTCATCGAGCAGGCGCCGTTCCTCTTCGACGAGTCGGTGCGGCAGAACCTGCTCTTCGCGCGGGACTCCGCCACCGACGGCGACCTGTGGGCGGTGCTCGCGCGGGTCGGGCTCGACGGGTGGGTCCGCGAGCGCGGCGGCCTCGACGCCCGCGTCGGCGACCGGGGCGTCCTCGTCTCGGGCGGCCAGGCGCAGCGTCTCGCCCTCGCCCGGGCGCTCCTGCGCGGGTTCCCGGTGCTCGTGCTCGACGAGCCGACCGCGGGCGTGGACCCGGCGGCATCCGAGGCCCTCCTCCACGATCTGCTGGGTGCGGTCGATCGCGAGCGAGCCGTGGTTCTCGTGTCGCACGTCGAGGTGCCGGCGGGACTCGTGGACCGCGAGGTGCGGATGGAGGACGGGCGGATCGTCGCGTCGTCGCGGTCCTGA